A section of the Lepus europaeus isolate LE1 chromosome 10, mLepTim1.pri, whole genome shotgun sequence genome encodes:
- the SLC35E3 gene encoding solute carrier family 35 member E3: MASLADRVRDHGRIAAGLLFNLLVSICIVFLNKWIYVHHGFPNMSLTLVHFVVTWLGLYICQKLDIFAPKSLPPSKLLLLALSFCGFVVFTNLSLQTNTIGTYQLAKAMTTPVIIAIQTLWYQKRFSTRIQLTLIPITLGVILNSYYDVKFNFLGMVFAALGVLVTSLYQVWVGAKQHELQVNSMQLLYYQAPMSSAMLLVAVPCFEPVLGEGGIFGPWSVSALVMVLLSGVIAFMVNLSIYWIIGNTSPVTYNMFGHFKFCITLFGGCVLFKDPLSINQGLGILCTLCGILAYTHFKLSEQEGSKSKLAQRP; this comes from the exons ATGGCATCGCTGGCGGACAGAGTGCGGGACCATGGGCGAATCGCCGCCGGGCTTCTGTTCAACCTGCTGGTGTCCATCTGCATCGTGTTCCTCAACAAATGGATCTACGTGCACCACGGCTTCCCGAACATGAGCCTGACCCTGGTGCACTTCGTGGTCACCTGGCTGGGCTTGTACATCTGCCAGAAGCTGGACATCTTCGCCCCCAAAAGTCTGCCGCCCTCCAAGCTCCTCCTCCTGGCCCTCAGCTTCTGCGGCTTTGTGGTCTTCACCAACCTCTCGCTGCAGACCAACACCATCGGCACCTATCAGCTGGCCAAGGCCATGACCACGCCGGTCATCATAGCCATCCAGACCCTCTGGTACCAGAAGCGCTTCTCCACCAGGATCCAGCTCACGCTG ATTCCTATAACTCTAGGTGTAATCCTAAATTCTTATTACGATGTGAAGTTTAATTTCCTTGGAATGGTGTTTGCTGCTCTTGGTGTTTTAGTTACATCTCTTTATCAAGTG TGGGTCGGAGCCAAGCAGCATGAATTACAAGTCAACTCAATGCAGCTGCTCTACTACCAGGCTCCGATGTCCTCGGCCATGTTGCTGGTGGCCGTGCCCTGCTTTGAGCCAGTGTTGGGAGAAGGGGGAATATTTGGCCCGTGGTCAGTTTCTGCTTTG GTTATGGTGCTGCTGTCTGGAGTAATAGCTTTCATGGTGAACTTGTCAATTTATTGGATCATTGGGAACACTTCGCCAGTCAC CTATAACATGTTTGGACACTTCAAGTTCTGCATTACTTTATTTGGGGGATGCGTTTTATTTAAGGATCCGCTGTCCATTAATCAGGGTCTGGGCATTTTATGTACGTTGTGTGGCATTCTCGCTTACACGCACTTCAAACTCAGTGAACAGGAAGGAAGTAAGAGTAAACTGGCACAGCGTCCTTGA